The following proteins come from a genomic window of Deinococcus sp. YIM 134068:
- the lepA gene encoding translation elongation factor 4 yields the protein MNVRNFSIIAHVDHGKSTLADRILERLGAMGERDKRDQTLDTLELERERGITIKSTPVRLTYTRADGESYTFNLIDTPGHVDFNYEVSRSLAACEGVLLLVDASQGVEAQTIVNAYLAIDNNLEIIPVVNKIDLPAADPEGAAQELEDVIGIPAEGAVFASGKTGQGVDELLEAIVEHIPPPPGDPDAPLKALIFDSFYDAYQGVILFVRVLEGTLTPKLPIMLFNSGKTFDVDKVGTFTPGLVVGDSLPAGAVGWVAAGIKDIHDAQVGDTITQKDRPTPEPFPGFKPAQPVVFSGLYPTDTEDYRRLREALERLKLNDAAFSFDPETSEALGFGFRCGFLGLLHAEIIQERLEREYDLDLIATAPAVVYRVTLTNGEVFETQNPAEFPTRDRITTVEEPYIKLSVMQPEEYVGTVMQLLQERRGSMVTMNYVGKRVELIYEVPFAEILYDFHDRLKSISRGYASMDYEQIGYREGELRKVDILVNNEVVDALAVIVHEDKAYSLGRKIVDKMAEVIPRQMFPVPVQATIGGKIIARATVKAYRKDVLAKCYGGDISRKKKLLEKQKKGRARMKQIGTVEVPQEAFLAVLSTEE from the coding sequence GTGAACGTCCGAAACTTCTCCATCATCGCCCACGTGGACCACGGTAAGTCCACGCTCGCCGACCGCATTCTGGAGCGGCTGGGCGCGATGGGCGAGCGCGACAAGCGCGACCAGACCCTCGACACGCTGGAACTGGAGCGCGAGCGCGGCATCACCATCAAATCCACGCCCGTGCGCCTGACCTACACCCGCGCGGACGGCGAGAGCTACACCTTCAACCTGATCGACACACCGGGCCACGTGGACTTCAACTACGAGGTCTCACGTTCTCTGGCCGCGTGCGAGGGCGTCCTCCTCCTCGTGGACGCCTCGCAGGGGGTGGAGGCACAGACCATCGTGAACGCCTACCTCGCCATCGACAACAATCTGGAGATCATCCCGGTCGTCAACAAGATCGACCTCCCCGCCGCCGACCCGGAAGGGGCCGCGCAGGAGCTGGAGGACGTGATCGGCATTCCCGCCGAGGGGGCCGTGTTCGCGTCGGGCAAGACCGGGCAGGGCGTGGACGAGCTGCTGGAAGCCATCGTCGAGCACATCCCGCCGCCGCCCGGCGACCCCGACGCTCCCCTCAAGGCGCTGATCTTCGACTCCTTCTACGACGCCTACCAGGGCGTGATCCTGTTCGTGCGGGTGCTGGAGGGAACCCTGACCCCCAAGTTGCCCATCATGCTGTTCAACTCGGGCAAGACCTTCGACGTGGACAAGGTGGGCACCTTCACGCCGGGGCTGGTGGTGGGCGACTCCCTCCCGGCGGGCGCGGTCGGCTGGGTCGCGGCGGGCATCAAGGACATCCACGACGCGCAGGTGGGCGACACCATCACCCAGAAGGACCGCCCCACCCCCGAGCCGTTCCCCGGCTTCAAACCCGCGCAGCCCGTCGTCTTCTCCGGCCTCTACCCCACCGACACCGAGGACTACCGCCGCCTGCGCGAGGCGCTGGAGAGACTCAAGCTCAACGACGCGGCCTTCTCCTTCGACCCCGAAACGTCCGAGGCGCTGGGCTTCGGCTTTCGCTGCGGCTTCCTGGGCCTCCTCCACGCCGAGATCATTCAGGAGCGGCTGGAGCGCGAGTACGACCTCGACCTGATCGCCACCGCGCCTGCCGTGGTTTACCGGGTGACGCTGACGAACGGCGAGGTCTTCGAGACCCAGAATCCCGCCGAATTTCCCACCCGCGACCGCATCACGACGGTGGAGGAGCCGTACATCAAGCTCTCGGTGATGCAGCCGGAGGAATACGTCGGGACCGTGATGCAGCTTCTCCAGGAGCGTCGCGGCTCGATGGTCACGATGAATTACGTCGGCAAGCGCGTGGAGCTGATCTACGAGGTGCCCTTCGCCGAGATTCTGTACGACTTCCACGACCGCCTGAAATCCATCTCGCGCGGCTACGCCAGCATGGACTACGAGCAGATCGGCTACCGGGAGGGCGAACTCCGCAAGGTGGACATCCTCGTGAACAACGAGGTGGTGGACGCGCTCGCCGTCATCGTCCACGAGGATAAGGCGTACTCACTGGGCCGCAAGATCGTGGACAAGATGGCCGAGGTCATTCCCCGGCAGATGTTCCCGGTGCCCGTGCAGGCGACCATCGGCGGCAAGATCATCGCCCGCGCGACCGTGAAGGCGTACCGCAAGGACGTGCTGGCGAAGTGCTACGGCGGCGACATCAGCCGCAAGAAGAAGCTGCTCGAAAAGCAGAAGAAGGGCCGCGCCCGCATGAAGCAGATCGGGACGGTGGAGGTGCCGCAGGAGGCGTTCCTGGCGGTGCTGAGCACGGAGGAGTAG
- a CDS encoding MBL fold metallo-hydrolase, with the protein MTHSPSPALAAIRPPAPPVSTFGGTQVLRPDVVRVRLPMVNVYLLGHPGEPWVLVDAGMPGMAGLIRAAAERHHRGRAPEAIVLTHGHLDHIGALRELLREWRVPVYAHSLELPHLTGERPYPFPDPTVGGVMSTLSPAFLPGPFDFRPHVHALPEGGELAFLPGWQVLHTPGHTAGHVSLWRDSDRTLIVGDAFVTTRQETVTGALTLRPTIVHGPPAYYTPNWDAARDSVRSLANLDPDLAATGHGHPMFCPEMAIELHRLARNFDEAARPVRGWYLDHPVPMGEPGGTTSAPDSRGRLVLYALAGAGLVLLLRGRRR; encoded by the coding sequence ATGACCCACTCTCCCTCCCCCGCCCTCGCCGCCATCCGTCCCCCCGCTCCCCCCGTCTCGACCTTCGGGGGCACCCAGGTGCTACGCCCGGACGTGGTGCGCGTGCGCCTGCCGATGGTCAACGTCTACCTGCTCGGCCATCCGGGGGAACCGTGGGTCCTCGTGGACGCGGGGATGCCGGGCATGGCGGGACTGATCCGCGCGGCGGCGGAGCGGCACCACCGGGGGCGGGCACCGGAGGCCATCGTCCTCACCCACGGGCACCTCGACCACATCGGGGCGCTGCGCGAGCTGCTGCGGGAATGGCGGGTGCCCGTCTACGCACACTCGCTGGAGCTGCCCCACCTCACGGGCGAGCGGCCCTATCCCTTCCCCGACCCGACGGTGGGCGGCGTGATGAGCACCCTGTCCCCGGCCTTCCTGCCCGGCCCCTTCGACTTCCGGCCCCATGTCCACGCCCTGCCGGAAGGCGGCGAACTGGCCTTCTTGCCCGGTTGGCAGGTGCTTCACACACCGGGGCACACGGCGGGGCACGTCTCGCTCTGGCGGGACTCGGACCGGACGCTGATCGTGGGCGACGCCTTCGTGACCACGCGGCAGGAGACGGTGACGGGGGCGCTCACCTTGCGCCCGACTATCGTTCACGGGCCGCCCGCGTACTACACGCCCAACTGGGACGCGGCGCGCGACTCGGTGCGCTCGCTCGCCAACCTCGACCCCGACCTCGCCGCGACCGGGCACGGGCACCCCATGTTCTGCCCGGAAATGGCGATTGAGCTGCACCGCCTCGCCCGCAACTTCGACGAGGCGGCGCGGCCCGTGCGCGGCTGGTATCTCGACCATCCGGTGCCGATGGGTGAACCGGGAGGGACGACGAGCGCCCCCGACTCACGCGGCAGGCTCGTGCTGTACGCCCTCGCGGGGGCGGGGCTGGTGCTCCTGCTGCGCGGGCGGCGGCGCTGA
- the ftsZ gene encoding cell division protein FtsZ, which yields MQAARIRVIGLGGAGNNAVNRMIESGLEGVEFIAGNTDAQVLAKSHAEVRIQLGDRLTRGLGAGADPEVGEKAAIEDRERIKEYLDGTDMLFITAGMGGGTGTGSAPVVAEIAREMGVLTVAIVTRPFKFEGPKRLRVAEEGINKLTERVDGMIVVNNEKLLTAVDKKVSFREAFLIADRVLYYGVKGISDVINVEGMINLDFADVRNLLANSGTVLMGIGAGRGEKVSDEAAMSAIHSPLLERGIEGARRILVNVTGGYDLSMTDANEIVEKIRQATGFEDPDILFGITPDEAAGDEVRVTVIATGFGEAPFQTGFGLGTGRGTSIDTLVRPRTGQTTGQYDAKDYEIPAFLRVGGRD from the coding sequence ATGCAAGCGGCCAGAATACGGGTGATTGGCTTGGGCGGCGCGGGTAACAACGCCGTGAACCGCATGATCGAATCGGGACTCGAAGGGGTGGAATTCATCGCCGGAAACACCGACGCGCAGGTGCTCGCCAAGAGCCACGCCGAGGTCCGCATCCAGCTCGGCGACCGCCTGACGCGCGGGCTGGGGGCCGGGGCCGACCCCGAGGTGGGCGAGAAGGCCGCCATCGAGGACCGCGAGCGCATCAAGGAGTACCTCGACGGCACCGACATGCTGTTCATCACGGCGGGCATGGGCGGCGGCACGGGCACGGGCAGCGCCCCGGTGGTCGCCGAGATCGCCCGCGAGATGGGCGTCCTCACCGTCGCCATCGTGACCCGGCCCTTCAAATTTGAGGGACCCAAGCGGCTGCGCGTGGCGGAGGAGGGCATCAACAAGCTCACCGAGCGCGTGGACGGCATGATCGTGGTGAACAACGAGAAGCTGCTGACCGCCGTGGACAAGAAGGTGAGTTTCCGCGAGGCGTTCCTGATCGCCGACCGGGTGCTGTACTACGGGGTCAAGGGCATCAGCGACGTGATCAACGTCGAGGGGATGATCAACCTCGACTTCGCGGACGTGCGGAACCTGCTCGCCAACTCGGGCACGGTGCTGATGGGCATCGGCGCGGGCCGGGGCGAGAAGGTCTCCGACGAGGCCGCCATGAGCGCGATCCACTCGCCGCTGCTGGAGCGCGGCATCGAGGGGGCGCGGCGCATCCTCGTGAACGTGACGGGCGGCTACGACCTCTCGATGACGGACGCCAACGAGATCGTCGAGAAGATTCGCCAGGCGACCGGCTTCGAGGACCCCGACATCCTCTTCGGCATCACGCCCGACGAGGCCGCCGGGGACGAGGTGCGCGTCACCGTCATCGCCACTGGCTTCGGCGAGGCACCCTTCCAGACGGGCTTCGGCCTGGGCACCGGGCGCGGCACGAGCATCGATACCCTCGTCCGGCCACGCACGGGCCAGACCACGGGCCAGTACGACGCGAAGGACTACGAAATTCCCGCCTTCCTGCGCGTGGGCGGGCGCGACTGA
- the ftsA gene encoding cell division protein FtsA → MKDNPIIVGLDIGTTKITTVIGEVAPNGAVDIIGMGTVASEGMKRGSVVNLERATHAIRQSVQAAERMSGVRVASVFVSVPGNHVKAITSHGLAAIRRNQEIGQPDVDRAIENARAVPLDPNLEILHTLPQEYVVDGQEGIKSPVGMHGVRLEVDVHIVAGTAGPLMNLRRCVQEAGLRVEGFALQALASGLATLEAAEQAQTVIVIDLGGGTTDVSVFKRGNLAHSACIPIGGEHVTADLAQILKLPTEEAENVKRKFGAAIPDLADPDLTLEITTPSGNLLTVSAFELSRIIKPRLAEIFGLVRDEIDHALGPVEFVAQGVVLTGGASMLRGTVELARDRFKVPVRQGRPRGIGHLTELVSGPEYAAGVGLVLYGIGQDGKVPTAVLQEEAKPTPPTAPTPPTPGNGAKGGGGGAEAVTSTAVTPPQPRKERPRPKEGEGSGLIDRIRNAIKEWM, encoded by the coding sequence ATGAAGGACAACCCGATCATCGTGGGGCTGGATATCGGCACCACCAAAATCACCACCGTTATCGGCGAGGTCGCGCCGAACGGGGCCGTGGACATCATCGGCATGGGGACCGTGGCGAGCGAGGGCATGAAGCGCGGTTCGGTCGTGAATCTGGAGCGGGCCACCCACGCCATCCGCCAGTCGGTGCAGGCCGCCGAGCGCATGAGCGGCGTGCGGGTGGCGAGCGTGTTCGTGTCGGTGCCCGGCAACCACGTCAAGGCGATCACGAGCCACGGCCTCGCCGCCATCCGCCGCAACCAGGAGATCGGCCAGCCCGATGTGGACCGCGCCATCGAGAACGCCCGCGCGGTGCCGCTCGATCCCAACCTCGAAATCCTGCACACGCTGCCGCAGGAGTACGTCGTGGACGGCCAGGAGGGCATCAAGAGTCCGGTCGGGATGCACGGCGTCCGGCTGGAGGTGGATGTCCACATCGTCGCCGGGACCGCCGGGCCGCTGATGAACCTGCGCCGCTGCGTGCAGGAGGCGGGGCTGCGGGTGGAGGGCTTCGCCTTGCAGGCGCTCGCCTCGGGCCTCGCCACGCTGGAGGCCGCCGAGCAGGCGCAGACGGTCATCGTGATTGATCTGGGCGGCGGCACCACCGACGTGAGCGTGTTCAAGCGGGGCAACCTCGCGCACTCGGCGTGTATTCCCATCGGCGGCGAGCATGTGACGGCGGACCTCGCGCAGATTCTCAAGCTGCCCACCGAGGAGGCCGAGAACGTCAAGCGCAAGTTCGGGGCCGCCATCCCCGACCTCGCCGACCCCGACCTGACGCTGGAGATCACCACCCCGTCGGGCAACCTCCTCACGGTGAGCGCCTTCGAGCTGTCGCGCATCATCAAGCCCCGCCTCGCCGAAATTTTCGGGCTGGTACGTGACGAGATCGACCACGCCCTCGGCCCGGTGGAGTTCGTGGCGCAGGGGGTGGTGCTGACGGGCGGCGCTTCCATGCTGCGCGGCACGGTCGAACTCGCCCGCGACCGCTTCAAGGTGCCTGTCCGGCAGGGGCGTCCGCGCGGCATCGGCCACCTCACCGAACTCGTGAGCGGCCCGGAGTACGCGGCGGGCGTGGGCCTCGTGCTGTACGGCATCGGGCAGGACGGCAAGGTGCCCACCGCCGTCTTGCAGGAGGAGGCCAAGCCCACGCCGCCCACCGCGCCCACCCCGCCGACCCCCGGCAACGGGGCGAAGGGCGGGGGCGGGGGTGCGGAGGCCGTCACCTCGACCGCCGTCACCCCGCCCCAGCCCCGCAAGGAACGGCCCAGGCCGAAGGAGGGGGAGGGAAGCGGGCTGATCGACCGCATCCGCAACGCCATCAAGGAATGGATGTAG
- a CDS encoding cell division protein FtsQ/DivIB produces the protein MIDTEPRPKNYRVSPPPPPEPEPAAAPVSVFGSQEQAKRRRKLWAALALLLALGALVGLWFGLPVRTVTVSGQSRLSEARVRELAGLTPGFSWAYYGRWRSRGLEAHPWIQSAQVTRRFPDTVEVRLTERVPYARWRKPDGEIVAVAPDGTVLPAAENVARLPLLGGWGPERLMDALFVARAMERYNVQSVAYTPSGVTVKTASGTVWSGDPRTLLNYAGAVTQFPGKRIHIYPWGVSVQE, from the coding sequence GTGATCGACACCGAACCGCGCCCCAAGAACTACCGGGTCTCACCCCCTCCCCCGCCGGAGCCGGAACCCGCCGCCGCTCCCGTCTCCGTCTTCGGCTCCCAGGAACAGGCGAAACGTCGCCGGAAGCTGTGGGCCGCGCTGGCCCTCCTGCTCGCCCTGGGTGCCCTCGTCGGCCTGTGGTTCGGTCTGCCCGTCCGCACGGTTACAGTGAGCGGCCAGTCGCGGTTGAGTGAGGCGCGGGTCCGTGAACTCGCGGGGCTGACGCCGGGCTTCTCGTGGGCGTATTACGGGCGGTGGCGGTCGCGGGGGCTGGAGGCTCATCCCTGGATTCAGTCGGCGCAGGTCACTCGCCGGTTCCCGGACACGGTGGAGGTCCGCCTCACCGAGCGCGTCCCGTACGCCCGCTGGCGCAAGCCGGACGGGGAGATCGTGGCGGTCGCGCCCGACGGGACGGTGCTGCCCGCCGCCGAGAACGTGGCGCGGCTGCCCCTGCTCGGCGGCTGGGGACCGGAGCGCCTCATGGACGCCCTGTTCGTCGCCCGCGCGATGGAGCGTTACAATGTGCAATCGGTTGCCTACACGCCGTCCGGCGTCACGGTGAAAACGGCGAGTGGCACGGTGTGGAGCGGCGACCCCAGGACCCTGCTGAACTATGCGGGGGCCGTCACGCAGTTTCCCGGCAAACGAATCCACATCTACCCCTGGGGGGTGAGCGTCCAGGAATGA
- a CDS encoding UDP-N-acetylmuramate dehydrogenase, whose protein sequence is MTLTQPSRTGARVERLPLARFTTLGVGGEAEVWFVSGPEQLAEAMEAPYRILGGGSNLVIADEGLPERIIRLAGVLAEADLTPDSELSDGETVVTGWVGGGVPLPGLIRKLQKLGLSNLEGTVGIPAQVGGAVWMNAGTRYGETFDGLHTLEIVTPEGTRRVTPDDLDWGYRQSGIPRNHVVSRVRLKLRRSTPEDVLAKMEFADTARKGQPKMKTPGCAFKNPGGVSAGRLIDEAGLKGTRVGNAMIAPEHANFIVNLGGASSADVHALLGLIRGRVGVPLELEYELWPEQG, encoded by the coding sequence GTGACCCTGACGCAGCCCAGCCGCACGGGTGCCCGCGTCGAGCGCCTGCCCCTCGCCCGCTTCACGACGTTGGGGGTGGGTGGTGAGGCCGAGGTGTGGTTCGTCTCCGGCCCGGAGCAACTTGCCGAGGCGATGGAGGCCCCCTACCGCATCCTCGGCGGCGGCAGCAATCTCGTCATCGCGGATGAAGGGCTGCCGGAGCGCATCATCCGTTTGGCTGGAGTGCTCGCGGAGGCCGACCTGACGCCCGACTCGGAGCTGAGCGATGGGGAAACCGTCGTCACAGGCTGGGTGGGCGGCGGCGTGCCCCTCCCCGGCCTCATCCGCAAGTTGCAGAAGCTCGGCCTCTCCAACCTGGAGGGCACGGTCGGCATCCCCGCGCAGGTCGGCGGGGCCGTGTGGATGAACGCGGGCACGCGCTACGGCGAGACCTTCGACGGACTGCACACGCTGGAGATCGTGACACCAGAGGGCACGAGACGGGTCACGCCGGATGATCTGGACTGGGGCTACCGCCAGAGCGGCATTCCGAGGAACCACGTCGTCTCACGGGTGCGTTTGAAGCTGCGCCGCTCCACACCCGAAGACGTGCTCGCCAAAATGGAGTTCGCCGATACCGCCCGCAAGGGTCAGCCCAAGATGAAGACGCCCGGCTGCGCCTTCAAGAATCCCGGTGGGGTGTCGGCGGGCAGGCTCATCGACGAGGCGGGACTGAAGGGCACGCGCGTCGGGAACGCGATGATCGCGCCCGAACACGCCAACTTCATCGTCAATCTGGGTGGGGCGAGCAGCGCCGACGTTCACGCGTTGCTGGGCCTCATCCGGGGGCGGGTCGGCGTGCCGCTGGAGCTGGAGTACGAGCTGTGGCCGGAGCAGGGGTGA
- the murC gene encoding UDP-N-acetylmuramate--L-alanine ligase yields the protein MTDSPPDQPGGPTLLPPHYHLMGIGGIGVSAFARLLAARGVRVSGCDAAPSELTAELEREGIPVSVGHDPAHVAGVDVLIASEAVPKSHPELVAARAAGVEVRPRMALLDELLRAGPSVGVVGTHGKTTTTSMIAVAMAGAGLDPAAFVGGIVPEFGSNARVGAGPFVAEVDESDRGFAALVCETAVFTNAEDDHVGGNQATYWETVEEQHAAFARFVGQAGRVLLCADWPGLGELCAGARERLTYGRADGADYRAVNLRPDAEGTTFTVEYQGQRLGEARVALPGTHNVLNALAALAVTHLYGGDFGQAAAALAEFRGPGRRWQRVGQLNGALVVDDYAHNATKVAAAVQAARQTGRRVRVVFQPHRYLRTQQSWPRLADALMDADEVLLLDIAAASEPPIPGIHATLISDRMTERGHAGVRYLPDRAEVVRRLRETATGGDIIVTMGAGDVWKLSRELAGVRA from the coding sequence ATGACTGACTCCCCCCCTGACCAACCCGGCGGCCCAACCCTCCTCCCGCCCCACTACCACCTGATGGGCATCGGCGGCATCGGCGTCAGCGCCTTCGCCCGGCTCCTCGCGGCGCGCGGGGTGCGGGTCAGCGGGTGCGACGCGGCCCCCTCCGAACTCACCGCCGAGCTGGAGCGCGAGGGCATCCCCGTGTCGGTGGGGCATGACCCGGCCCACGTGGCGGGCGTGGACGTGCTGATCGCGTCGGAGGCGGTGCCCAAGAGCCACCCCGAACTCGTCGCGGCGCGGGCGGCGGGGGTGGAGGTGCGGCCCCGGATGGCTCTGCTGGACGAGTTGTTACGCGCCGGTCCCTCGGTGGGCGTGGTCGGCACCCACGGCAAGACCACGACGACGAGCATGATCGCCGTGGCGATGGCGGGCGCGGGACTCGACCCGGCGGCCTTCGTGGGCGGCATCGTGCCCGAGTTCGGGAGCAACGCGCGGGTGGGGGCGGGTCCCTTCGTCGCCGAGGTGGACGAGTCCGACCGGGGCTTCGCGGCGCTGGTGTGCGAGACCGCCGTCTTCACGAACGCCGAGGACGACCACGTGGGCGGCAATCAGGCGACCTACTGGGAGACGGTGGAGGAGCAGCACGCCGCCTTCGCGCGCTTCGTGGGGCAGGCAGGGCGGGTCCTGCTGTGCGCCGACTGGCCGGGACTGGGGGAGCTGTGCGCCGGGGCACGCGAGCGGCTGACTTATGGGCGGGCGGACGGGGCCGACTACCGCGCCGTGAATCTGCGCCCGGACGCGGAGGGGACGACCTTCACCGTCGAGTATCAAGGTCAGAGATTGGGAGAGGCTCGCGTCGCCCTGCCCGGCACCCACAACGTCCTCAACGCGCTCGCGGCGCTGGCGGTCACGCACCTGTACGGGGGCGACTTCGGGCAGGCGGCGGCGGCACTGGCGGAGTTCCGGGGGCCGGGGCGGCGCTGGCAGCGGGTCGGGCAGCTCAACGGGGCGCTCGTGGTGGACGACTACGCGCACAACGCGACGAAGGTGGCGGCGGCGGTGCAGGCGGCGCGGCAGACCGGGCGACGGGTGCGGGTGGTCTTCCAGCCCCACCGCTACCTCCGCACCCAGCAGTCGTGGCCCCGCCTCGCCGACGCGCTGATGGACGCGGACGAGGTGCTGCTCCTCGACATCGCGGCGGCCTCGGAACCTCCCATCCCCGGCATCCACGCCACGCTCATCAGCGACCGGATGACGGAGCGCGGTCACGCGGGCGTCCGCTACCTCCCCGACCGGGCGGAGGTCGTGCGCCGCTTGCGTGAGACGGCCACGGGCGGCGACATCATCGTGACGATGGGGGCCGGGGACGTGTGGAAACTGTCGCGCGAGCTGGCGGGGGTGAGGGCGTGA
- the murG gene encoding undecaprenyldiphospho-muramoylpentapeptide beta-N-acetylglucosaminyltransferase — protein MSLVVMATGGTGGHIYPAVATARELMARGRETLILGQRGGMEERVAREQGLAFQGVDAGKLARSGQGRPDPRELLRAARGLGEARAFLRDARPAAVVGFGGFASLPGVLGAQSLGLITVLHEQNARLGLTQRLAAGRARAVGTAYPRVVGLPERKATMVGMPVREERLPRSEALARLGLQEGPLTILVMGGSQGSLALNGAVPDTLRHVLGIEGLLPEGAAVQVIHSTGPRWLSDVVPRVRDLPWYHPVGFVDAVAAWSAADLAITRSGTGTLAEAALHGVPLVMVPLPESAENHQLHNARSVEAAGAGRVVEQARVEEALGGAVLECASPGTRAAMREAALARTPAGAAARFADLVERHL, from the coding sequence ATGAGTCTGGTCGTCATGGCAACGGGAGGCACGGGAGGCCACATCTACCCGGCGGTCGCCACCGCGCGCGAGCTGATGGCGCGGGGGCGTGAAACGCTGATCCTCGGGCAGCGGGGCGGGATGGAGGAGCGGGTGGCGCGTGAGCAGGGTCTCGCCTTCCAGGGCGTGGACGCCGGGAAGCTCGCCCGCAGCGGGCAGGGCCGCCCCGACCCGCGCGAACTCCTGCGCGCCGCGCGTGGGCTGGGGGAGGCCCGCGCGTTCCTGCGTGACGCCCGACCCGCCGCCGTCGTCGGCTTCGGCGGCTTCGCCAGCCTGCCCGGCGTGCTGGGAGCGCAGAGTCTCGGCCTGATCACCGTCTTGCACGAGCAGAACGCCCGACTCGGCCTCACCCAGCGGCTCGCGGCGGGGCGGGCGCGGGCGGTGGGCACGGCGTACCCGCGCGTGGTCGGGCTGCCGGAGCGCAAGGCCACGATGGTCGGGATGCCCGTGCGCGAGGAACGGTTGCCCCGCTCGGAGGCCCTCGCCCGGCTCGGCTTGCAGGAAGGACCGCTCACCATCCTCGTGATGGGTGGCTCGCAGGGGTCGCTGGCGCTGAACGGCGCGGTGCCCGACACGCTGCGGCATGTCCTCGGCATCGAGGGCCTACTTCCCGAGGGGGCCGCCGTGCAGGTCATCCACTCCACGGGGCCGCGCTGGCTCTCGGACGTGGTGCCGCGCGTGCGCGATCTGCCGTGGTATCACCCGGTCGGCTTCGTGGACGCGGTGGCGGCGTGGTCGGCGGCGGACCTGGCGATCACGCGGTCGGGCACGGGCACGCTCGCGGAGGCGGCCCTTCATGGCGTCCCGCTCGTGATGGTGCCCCTGCCCGAGTCGGCGGAGAACCACCAGCTTCACAACGCGCGGAGCGTGGAGGCGGCGGGAGCTGGACGGGTCGTGGAGCAGGCGAGGGTGGAGGAGGCGCTGGGCGGGGCGGTGTTAGAGTGTGCGTCGCCCGGCACACGCGCGGCGATGCGGGAGGCGGCGCTGGCCCGCACCCCGGCGGGCGCGGCGGCCAGGTTCGCGGACCTCGTGGAGCGGCACCTGTAG
- a CDS encoding AIM24 family protein: MTNPSNSDGSYSLRDFLAQTAERDNPGEVFELESSKMLEVKVQGRIWSKLGAMIAYKGNLSFKREGTLESGLMKALKRAVSQEMSPLAKIEGRGVAYLADQGKEVTILRLAGDSLNVSGNDLLAFEDSVQYDITIQRRAAGMAAGGLFSVRLQGNGLVAILSHGKPLTLRVTQGEPVFTDPNATVAWSGNLQPQLRMDASLKSMFGRGGGETYQMVFQGDGFVVVQPYEEFEQGLGGESGGGSVGRSLGDLFD; encoded by the coding sequence ATGACGAATCCTTCCAACTCCGACGGCAGCTACAGCCTCCGCGACTTCCTGGCCCAGACCGCCGAGCGTGACAATCCCGGCGAGGTCTTCGAGCTGGAGAGCAGCAAGATGCTGGAGGTCAAGGTCCAGGGCCGCATCTGGAGCAAGCTCGGCGCGATGATCGCCTACAAGGGCAACCTCTCGTTCAAGCGCGAGGGCACGCTGGAGAGCGGGCTGATGAAGGCCCTCAAGCGCGCGGTGAGCCAGGAGATGAGTCCCCTCGCCAAGATCGAGGGCCGGGGCGTCGCCTACCTCGCCGACCAGGGGAAGGAAGTGACGATTCTGCGCCTCGCGGGTGACAGCCTGAACGTCAGCGGGAACGACCTCCTCGCCTTCGAGGACTCCGTGCAGTACGACATCACCATCCAGCGCCGGGCGGCGGGCATGGCAGCGGGCGGCCTGTTCAGCGTGCGACTCCAGGGCAACGGATTGGTCGCGATCCTCAGCCACGGCAAGCCGCTGACCCTGCGCGTGACGCAGGGCGAGCCGGTCTTCACCGACCCCAACGCGACGGTGGCGTGGAGCGGCAACCTCCAGCCCCAGTTGCGGATGGATGCCAGCCTGAAGAGCATGTTCGGGCGCGGCGGTGGAGAGACGTACCAGATGGTCTTTCAGGGCGACGGCTTCGTGGTCGTGCAGCCCTACGAGGAGTTCGAGCAGGGGCTGGGCGGCGAGAGCGGCGGCGGGAGCGTGGGGCGCTCGCTGGGGGACCTGTTCGACTGA